A stretch of the Actinomycetota bacterium genome encodes the following:
- a CDS encoding amino acid ABC transporter ATP-binding protein translates to MVEIVDLHKRFGFHEVLKGVNLKVKPSEVLVIVGPSGSGKSTMLRCVNGLEHATSGHIYIEGVDITDHKVDINAMRQKVGIVFQSFNLFPHLTALRNVTLAPIKVRKMDPAEAEEKALQLLERVGLKDKASAYPAHLSGGQQQRVAIARALAMDPDLMLFDEVTSALDPELVKEVLDAMKDLAREGMTMLVVTHEMGFAKEVGDRLIFMDDGLIVEEGRPEDIFTNPRHPRAVEFFSKILSHL, encoded by the coding sequence ATGGTGGAGATCGTTGATCTCCACAAGCGTTTCGGCTTCCACGAGGTGCTAAAGGGAGTCAACCTCAAGGTAAAGCCCTCGGAGGTGCTGGTGATCGTCGGGCCCAGCGGCTCCGGCAAGAGCACCATGCTGCGCTGCGTGAACGGTCTCGAGCACGCCACCAGCGGACACATCTATATCGAGGGCGTGGACATCACCGACCACAAGGTGGACATCAACGCCATGCGTCAGAAGGTGGGCATCGTCTTCCAGAGCTTCAACCTCTTCCCCCACCTCACCGCCCTGCGCAACGTGACCCTGGCGCCGATCAAGGTCAGAAAGATGGACCCCGCGGAGGCGGAGGAGAAGGCCCTCCAACTCCTAGAGCGGGTGGGACTGAAGGACAAGGCCTCGGCCTACCCCGCCCATCTCTCCGGCGGACAGCAGCAGCGGGTGGCCATCGCCCGCGCCCTGGCCATGGACCCCGACCTCATGCTCTTCGACGAGGTAACCTCGGCCCTCGACCCCGAGCTGGTCAAGGAGGTCCTGGACGCCATGAAGGACCTGGCGCGGGAGGGGATGACCATGCTGGTGGTCACCCACGAGATGGGCTTCGCCAAGGAGGTGGGGGACCGCCTCATCTTCATGGACGACGGGCTGATCGTCGAGGAGGGACGCCCGGAGGATATATTCACCAACCCGCGCCACCCCCGCGCGGTGGAATTCTTCTCCAAGATCCTCTCCCACCTCTGA